The DNA region TCCGCCAGCCGGCCCTGGTCCCGCTCGACCGCCCCGAGCGCGTGCAGCGTCCAGCCCCGGTCGGCCGCGAGCGACTCCGGCTCCTGCAGATCGAGCGCCTCCCGCAGCCGGGCCGCCGCCTCCGCCAACTGCCCCTGGTGGTGCAGCGTGATGCCGAGCGAGCACAGCGCGAGCGCCGCGCCCGCGTCCTGATGCGCCTCCTGATACAGCGACACCACCGAGGTCAGCGTCGTCCGCGCCTTGTCCAGCTCGCCCAGCTGCCGGGCCGCGATACCGGTGCGCCACTGCACCGAGCGCGACAGCAGCCCCTGCCCCACCGCCTCCGTCAGCTCGTTGATCTCACCCAGCCGGTACAGATCACCGCGCAGCAGACAGTGGTCGCACAGCGCGCCCAGCAGATCGAGCACCGTCTGCTGGTCCACGCCCTCGGTGTGCCGCAGCGTCGCCGTGATGAAGCTGGACTCCTCGTCCAGCCAGCGCAGCGCCGCGTCCAGCGAACCGAACCCGTGCCCGTCGAAGCGGTCCGCGCGCGTCGACATCTTGCCGTCGACCATCCGCAGCACCGCGTCCGCCAGCTCCGCGTAGTTGCGGATCAGCCGCTCCTGCGCCGCCGCGATCTCCGCCTGGTCCTCCTCCTCGACGAGCCGCGCCGCCGCGAAACCGCGCACCGCGTCGTGCAGCCGGTAGCGCTTCCCGCGCACGTGGTCGAGCAGCCCGGCGCCGGTCAGCTCCCCGAGCAGCCGCGCCCCGTCCGCCTGGCTGCCGCCGAGCAGCGCCGCCGCGGCCGCCGCCCCCGCCCCCCCCCCCCCCCCCCCCCCGAGCGCGAGCCGCCGCAGCAGCCGCCGCCGCCCGTCCTCGTCCAGACCCGTCGCGTACCCCGCCGCGAGCGCCCGCTCCACCGGCCCCGCGTCCGGCCCGGCCGCCGCGAGCAGCCCCGCCACCTCGGCCGCCGGCCGCCCGTCGAGCAGCGCGCCCGCCGTGCGAAGCGCCAGCGGCAGCCCGCCGCACAGCTCCCGCGCCCGCTCGAACCCCTCCGCGTCATACGGCCCCCGCGCACCGGACGACGCCCCGAGCAGCTCCTCCGCGCCCGCCGCGTCCAGCTCAGCCACCGGCAGCACATGCACCGAGGCCGGCAGGTCCGCGCCCAGGTCGAGCGGCTCCCGGCAGGTCACCAGGACCAGACTGTCGGAGCGCTCCGGAAGCAGCGTGCGCACCTGATCCGGGTCCACCGCGTCGTCCAGGACGAGCGTCACCGCGAGTCCCGTCAGCTGCTGGTGGTACAGCTCCGCAAGCCGTCGCACCTGCTGCTCGGCCGACGCCCGCTCCCGGAACAGGAGTTGCTCGCGCGGCGCGCCCAGCCGGTTCAGCAGGTGCAGCAGCGCCTCCCGGGTGGACAGCGGCTGCTGCCCGCGGGTGGCCCCGCCCCGCAGGTCCACCACGCACGCCCCGCGGAACTGGTCCCGCAGCGCGTGCGCCGCCCGTACCGCCAGTGCCGTACGGCCCGAGCCGGGCGCGCCGGGCAGCAGCACCACCGTCGGCCGGGTCGTGGTCGCCGCCCGGCCCGCCTGCACCCACTGGGTGATCTGCGCCAGCTCGGCCCGACGCCCCGCGAACGGCCCGTCCGCGTCCGGAAGTTGCCCGAAGGACTGCTCAAGGACCGCCCGTCGCCGGGCCGCCGCACTGCGGTCCGCGCCACGCAGCCGCTCCACCGTCCGCTGCGCCGGCTGCCCCGCCGTCCGCAGCAGCACCCGCTCCTTGTCCAGGAACGGCCGCACGCCCCGCACCTCCAGGGCCGTCAGCCACTGCAGCCGCAGCTGCTCCACCCCGCCCGGCCGGCCCGCCGCCCCGGCCCTGCGGTGCGCCGCCGCCCGCCGTTCCCCGCCGAGCTTGAACGCGGCAGCGGCGGCGCCCGCCACCGCGACCACGGCGCCCGCGCCGAACGCGGTGCCCGCCGCCGTACCGAGGGCGAGGTCGCCGCCGACCGCCGCGGCGGCCGCGACCGCCGTCACCACGGCCGGCGTCGTCAGGTCCGCCGGGGACGCGGGGCCGGCCTCCGCCGCCTCCACGGCCCGCAGATAGGCCGCGTACTCCTCGGCGGCCGGCGCCGCTATCGCGTCGAGCGCCGCCTTCCCGCGGGACAGCAGGACCGCCCCGTCGAAGCGGCCGCCCGAGCGCCGTACCTCTTCCTCCACGGCCCGTGCCCACAGCCCCTCGGCCTCGGCCCGATGGCTGTCCCGCATCGCGTTCCCCCTTTGCTCGCGACGCCGGGGCGTGTCAAGTTCCCGGCGCACTCCGCCTCGAACAGTCCGGTGCCCAGTGTCCTCGGAGACATGCGCCGACGCGAGGGACGGACGTCGCCGCCCGGTGTTCCCAAGGAACCGCGCCCCACACGGGAACTGACCGAACGACTGCCCGTCGACCTCCCGTCCGATGGCGTTCATGTGCCGAATACCGCGTCCGGGTGATGCACCGGAACCAATCCTTCCCGGGGCAGTTGATCAGGACGCTTCGGTCAACGGAGCAGTTCCGGGCCATCGAGCTCCGGGCCATCGAGCTCAAGAAGGAATACTCGTGATCAAGAAGGTTCTTGCTACCGCTGCTGTCGCGGCCACCGTCGCCGGCATGTCCGCGACCACGGCGATGGCGGCCGGTAACGACGGCGGTAGCGCCAACATCATCGGCAACACGTCGAAGCAGTCCATCGGCAGCAACTCCACCGGTGGCTACATGAGCCCGAACTTCGGTCTCGTCAACGGTGGCGTCCTGCACTGCTTCGACGTCCAGAAGGTCGAGGCCCAGGTGCCGATCGGCGCCCTCATCGGTGTCCCGATCGCCGTCCAGGACGTCCTCGGCAACCCCATCGCGAACCAGACCTGCACCCAGAACTCCGTGCAGCAGAAGGGCGACGACGCTCTGTCGCACATCCTGGGCGAGGTCCTCTCCCAGAACGGCAACATGGGCGGCTGATCTTCCGAGCCCCGCTGAAGCGGCCCCGTTCCTCGCAGAGCCAGTGCGAGGAGCGGGGCCGCTTCGCCATGATCCCTGCCCCGCCCGCACCCGCCCCACCCATGGCGTACGGGCGGTGTTTCCCCGCCCGCCGCCGCCCCGGGTGCGCGAGGATGGGGTCATGCCGAACAGACTGGCCCAAGAGACCTCCCCCTATCTCCTCCAGCACGCCGACAACCCGGTCGACTGGTGGCCCTGGTCGGCCGAGGCGTTCGAGGAGGCCCGCCGCCGCGACGTCCCGGTGCTGCTCAGCGTCGGCTACAGCTCGTGCCACTGGTGTCACGTCATGGCCCACGAGTCCTTCGAGGACGAGGCCACCGCCGGCCTGGTCAACGAGCACTTCGTCGCCGTGAAGGTGGACCGCGAGGAGCGGCCCGACGTCGACGCCGTCTACATGGAGGCCGTGCAGGCCGCGACCGGCCAGGGTGGCTGGCCGATGACCGTGTTCCTCACCCCGGACGCCGAGCCCTTCTACTTCGGCACCTACTTCCCGCCCGAGCCCCGGCACGGCATGCCGTCCTTCTCCGACGTGCTCGACGGGGTCGCGCGGGCGTGGACCGAGCGGCGTGAGGAGGTCTCCCAGGTCGCCGCGAAGATCGTCGAGGACCTGTCGGCCCGCTCGCTCGCCTACGGCGGGGACGGCGTGCCCGGTGACGAAGAGCTGGCGCAGGCCCTGCTCGGTCTCACCCGGGAGTACGACGCCCAGGACGGCGGCTTCGGGGGCGCGCCCAAGTTCCCGCCGTCGATGGTCCTGGAGTTCCTGCTCCGCCACCACGCCCGTACGGGCTCCGAGGGCGCCCTCCAGATGGCCGCCGACACCTGCGAGGCGATGGCCCGCGGCGGCATCTACGACCAGCTCGGCGGCGGCTTCGCCCGCTACTCGGTGGACCGCCAGTGGGTCGTGCCGCACTTCGAGAAGATGCTGTACGACAACGCGCTGCTCTGCCGGGTGTACGCGCACCTGTGGCGGGTCACCGGCAGCGACCTGGCCCGCCGGGTCGCCCTGGAGACCGCCGACTTCATGGTCCGCGAACTGCGCACCCCCGAGGGCGGCTTCGCCTCCGCGCTCGACGCCGACTCCGACGACGGAAGCGGCAAGCACGTCGAGGGCGCCTACTACGCGTGGACGCCCGCCCAGCTCGAAGCGGTCCTCGGCGCCGAGGACGCCCGGCACGCCGCCCGCTACTTCGGCGTCACCGAGGAGGGCACCTTCGAGGAGGGCGCCTCGGTGCTCCAGCTCCCGCAGGACGGCTCCTTCGCCGACGCCGACCGCATCGCCTCGATCCGCACCCGGCTGCTCGCCGCCCGCGAGGAGCGCCCGCGACCCGGCCGCGACGACAAGATCGTCGCCGCCTGGAACGGCCTGGCCGTCGCGGCCCTCGCCGAGACCGGCGCCCTGCTCGACCGCCCCGACCTGATCGAGCGCGCCACCGAGGCCGCCGACCTGCTCGTCCGGGTGCACCTCGACGACGGCGCCCGCCTCACCCGTACCTCCAAGGACGGGCGCGCGGGCGGCAACACCGGAGTCCTGGAGGACTACGCCGACGTCGCCGAGGGCTTCCTCGCGCTCGCCTCCGTCACCGGCGAGGGCGTGTGGCTGGAGTTCGCCGGATTCCTCCTCGACATCGTCCTCGACCGCTTCACCGCCGAGGGCGGCGCACTGTACGACACCGCGCACGACGCCGAGCAGTTGATCCGCCGCCCCCAGGACCCCACCGACAACGCCACCCCGTCCGGGTGGACCGCGGCCGCCGGCGCGCTCCTCTCGTACGCCGCGCACACCGGCTCCGAGGCGCACCGCACCGCCGCCGAACGGGCCCTCGGCGTGGTCAAGGCGCTCGGGCCGCGCGCGCCCCGGTTCATCGGCTGGGGCCTCGCCGTCGCCGAGGCGCTGCGCGACGGGCCCCGGGAGATCGCCGTGGTCGGCGCCCCCGACGACGAGGGCTTCCGGGCCCTGCGCCGTACCGCCCTGCACGCCGCCACGCCCGGCGCGGTCCTCGCCGCCGGGCTGCCCGACGGCGAGGAGTTCCCGCTCCTGAGGGACCGGCCGCTGGTCGACGGCAGGGCCGCCGCCTATGTCTGCCGGCATTTCGTGTGCGACGCGCCGGCCACCGACCCCGAGCTGCTCGCCCGCAAGCTCGGCCGCTAGCCAAGCGGAAGGGCAGCGGAGGGGCGCCCGCGTCACTTGCAGAGCAGCGAGGCGCCCTTCACCGGCTTGTAGTCGCCGAGGCCCCGCGGGATCTCACTGGTCGGCTCCGGCCGGGCCTTCGGCAGCGCCTTGTCGGCGCGCATCGCCGCGAACACCTGGTCCGCGTGCTTCTCGTCCCAGGCCAGGGTCGACCCGACGTCCTCGATGTTCGCGTTGAAGCCCGCGACCGGGACGACCGCGAACTCGGTACGGGCCGGGGTGAGGTTCTTCAGCCGGCCGGCGAGCGCGACCAGCTCGGTGACCAAGATCCCGCGTTCCGCCCTGCCCTTGCCGCGCACCGTGGAGGCGAAGGCCTTCAGCGCCTTCGGGCTCTTGATCAGCCCGTCGCGCAGACTGCGGTGCAGGTTGGCGATGAACAGCTGCTGCTTCTGGATGCGCCCGAAGTCCATCTTGCCGTCCGCCCGGCGGGAGCGGACGTACTGCAGCGCCTCGCCGCCCCGCACCGACTTCGAGCCGGCCTTCAGGTCGAGCCCGGTCACCGGGTCCTTGAGCCGCTTCTTCGTACAGATGGGGGTGCCCTTGTCGAAGACGTTCACGGTGTCCATGAAGCGGCGGAAGTCGATCTCCAGATAACGGTGGACCGGAACCCCGGTCATCGCCTCGACGGTCTCGATCGTGAAGGCCGAACCGCCCTCCGCCCAGGCGGCGTTGATCTTCGCCGGGTGGGCCTCGTGCTGCTCCCCGGTCCGCCGGTCGACATGCCCGTCGGGGAACTCGGTGAGCGAGTCGCGCGGCAGGCTCACCACGCTCACCCGGTCGTTCTTCGCCGACACGTGCACCAGCATGATCACGTCGGTGCAGGCGCACTCGCGGCTGCCGAGCCGGTACTTCTTCTTCTCGGCGGCGGTCACCGCCTTGCGGCCGTCGACGCCGACCACCAGCAGATTCAGGCCCTTCTTCGGCGAGGGCAGCTCCGACGGCGCCGCGGCGAGGACGCCGGTGCCGAGCGCGACCAGGGCGGTGGACAGAAGCAGCGTACGTCTCCGGCGCGAGTGCGGGCGCGGGCGTGGGCCGGGGCCGGGGCGCCGGAGGCTGTGGGGGGAATTCATGGCGGAACGTTAATTCGGGCACACTCGCACACAGGTGCGCGACGCGACATCGGCAGTTCGAATCACCCGCCTGCGACGGCTGTGTCATGATGCCGGAACACCGGTGAAAGGAGCGAATATGGCCCCCGATCCAGGGAAAT from Streptomyces fradiae includes:
- a CDS encoding rodlin yields the protein MIKKVLATAAVAATVAGMSATTAMAAGNDGGSANIIGNTSKQSIGSNSTGGYMSPNFGLVNGGVLHCFDVQKVEAQVPIGALIGVPIAVQDVLGNPIANQTCTQNSVQQKGDDALSHILGEVLSQNGNMGG
- a CDS encoding thioredoxin domain-containing protein, whose translation is MPNRLAQETSPYLLQHADNPVDWWPWSAEAFEEARRRDVPVLLSVGYSSCHWCHVMAHESFEDEATAGLVNEHFVAVKVDREERPDVDAVYMEAVQAATGQGGWPMTVFLTPDAEPFYFGTYFPPEPRHGMPSFSDVLDGVARAWTERREEVSQVAAKIVEDLSARSLAYGGDGVPGDEELAQALLGLTREYDAQDGGFGGAPKFPPSMVLEFLLRHHARTGSEGALQMAADTCEAMARGGIYDQLGGGFARYSVDRQWVVPHFEKMLYDNALLCRVYAHLWRVTGSDLARRVALETADFMVRELRTPEGGFASALDADSDDGSGKHVEGAYYAWTPAQLEAVLGAEDARHAARYFGVTEEGTFEEGASVLQLPQDGSFADADRIASIRTRLLAAREERPRPGRDDKIVAAWNGLAVAALAETGALLDRPDLIERATEAADLLVRVHLDDGARLTRTSKDGRAGGNTGVLEDYADVAEGFLALASVTGEGVWLEFAGFLLDIVLDRFTAEGGALYDTAHDAEQLIRRPQDPTDNATPSGWTAAAGALLSYAAHTGSEAHRTAAERALGVVKALGPRAPRFIGWGLAVAEALRDGPREIAVVGAPDDEGFRALRRTALHAATPGAVLAAGLPDGEEFPLLRDRPLVDGRAAAYVCRHFVCDAPATDPELLARKLGR
- a CDS encoding tetratricopeptide repeat protein; protein product: MRDSHRAEAEGLWARAVEEEVRRSGGRFDGAVLLSRGKAALDAIAAPAAEEYAAYLRAVEAAEAGPASPADLTTPAVVTAVAAAAAVGGDLALGTAAGTAFGAGAVVAVAGAAAAAFKLGGERRAAAHRRAGAAGRPGGVEQLRLQWLTALEVRGVRPFLDKERVLLRTAGQPAQRTVERLRGADRSAAARRRAVLEQSFGQLPDADGPFAGRRAELAQITQWVQAGRAATTTRPTVVLLPGAPGSGRTALAVRAAHALRDQFRGACVVDLRGGATRGQQPLSTREALLHLLNRLGAPREQLLFRERASAEQQVRRLAELYHQQLTGLAVTLVLDDAVDPDQVRTLLPERSDSLVLVTCREPLDLGADLPASVHVLPVAELDAAGAEELLGASSGARGPYDAEGFERARELCGGLPLALRTAGALLDGRPAAEVAGLLAAAGPDAGPVERALAAGYATGLDEDGRRRLLRRLALGGGGGGGAGAAAAAALLGGSQADGARLLGELTGAGLLDHVRGKRYRLHDAVRGFAAARLVEEEDQAEIAAAQERLIRNYAELADAVLRMVDGKMSTRADRFDGHGFGSLDAALRWLDEESSFITATLRHTEGVDQQTVLDLLGALCDHCLLRGDLYRLGEINELTEAVGQGLLSRSVQWRTGIAARQLGELDKARTTLTSVVSLYQEAHQDAGAALALCSLGITLHHQGQLAEAAARLREALDLQEPESLAADRGWTLHALGAVERDQGRLAEALDLLDRALALHREHESLHGEAWTHFQLGQVRLRTGEVERAEAELRLALDEYGRTRDGRGEAWALTQLARARLVAGDVGPAVDGLRQALSRHREQEDARGEAWTLYYLGHALEERGDRDQAVRELERARTMFSRMRDVYGLACARHHSGRVTRDQRAAQTGNLRNSGFARQLLMDARADFRRIGVAHGEAWTCLELAVVDAGNGRTTQALGLCEEAAGLFAGYGDRRGTDWARFLRATLLPDPAAAREELASLTAAPHPSRDPRLTDCAEAYALVLDRGTAPDTTWQAWDLGMVPGRQAREVMGVPVG
- a CDS encoding LCP family protein encodes the protein MNSPHSLRRPGPGPRPRPHSRRRRTLLLSTALVALGTGVLAAAPSELPSPKKGLNLLVVGVDGRKAVTAAEKKKYRLGSRECACTDVIMLVHVSAKNDRVSVVSLPRDSLTEFPDGHVDRRTGEQHEAHPAKINAAWAEGGSAFTIETVEAMTGVPVHRYLEIDFRRFMDTVNVFDKGTPICTKKRLKDPVTGLDLKAGSKSVRGGEALQYVRSRRADGKMDFGRIQKQQLFIANLHRSLRDGLIKSPKALKAFASTVRGKGRAERGILVTELVALAGRLKNLTPARTEFAVVPVAGFNANIEDVGSTLAWDEKHADQVFAAMRADKALPKARPEPTSEIPRGLGDYKPVKGASLLCK